From Sphaeramia orbicularis unplaced genomic scaffold, fSphaOr1.1, whole genome shotgun sequence:
TCCGAAAACTACTAAAGGTCAGATGGTAAGATATGGTCCAGACACTGAAGTCCTGGCCAAGGCAAAGATACCAAGTATTTTTGCCATCCTAAAGAAAATACAACTACGGTGGGCAGGACATATACACCGTATGCCAGAACATCACCTCCCAAAAATCCTTTTCTACAGAGAATTAACAACAGGAAGTAGATCCCGTGGCAGACAAAAGAAAAGGTATAAAGACTCACTTAAAATTGCTCTCAAGACCTGCAATATAGATCCATCAAACTGGGAGACAATGGCTAAAGAAAGGCAGGGTTGGAGATCCATCATTCAACAAGCAACCCTGACCAATGAAGGGAACAGAATCGCTGCAGCCAAAACAAAAACGACTGCGAGGAAATCTTGCCAAAGCGAGATGCCCCCTGTTCTCCTTCACTTTCATGCCCTCACTGTGATAGAGCTTTCCGGGCAAAAAGAGGGCTTTACAGCCATCTCATGACTCATTTTGGATGATTGGAAATACTAGATGGTCATCTTTGATTACGAAGGACAAAGAAGAAGACATACTGCCATCATAGGACAGGatggacgagagagagagagagagagagagagagagacttatGAGACTTAAGGTCCTGACAGACATTTTTCATATCtccctgggggggtgggggctctATATCTCTATAATGGTTTCTTTAAATGGTTTAATGGTTTCTTATATGGCCTAATGGTTACTCTAGCCCCCCATTGTGGTTTACTTGTACCAAACTCTATCTAGTCCATCATTTGACAGTCCCACCCTACCTGTAACTGTTCTTGTGTCTaagtggtctgtttgtggaaggACAGTGGTTGGTCCTTGTAGTCTCTGTCTCTGGGACACTTTCGGACCACCCTTACACTAACCACGGACCAGCctagatagcaaaatcattatggcttaaatctggcccaaaactggcacgccattttggcaaagttctgggcagatgtatggCCAGTAATGGCCCAAAATAGGTAAGCCAAactcaaaccagaaggaagccaaaattcacccaaaactgattgcggacttccaaaatatagctaTAATTGTCCcggaaaagccccaaatccccataatccagccaaaaagtagcccaaactgacccaaagagaggccaaaattcaccccaaatttgtgttgattctgcttttaaaatgaagtgggttttcttctggatAGAAATTCCCGCTTTTTgctcagtgttttggctttacagaaatatgcccaaacacaaccaaaacacatccatatatggactaagatgttgctgctctttagtcaatcttctgccttgccataaacatgccataccatccctatacttgatcccactcTGTGCCCAGTCTTTAGTgcaccacacatatgccagaactcagacagatactgctggtgcctccacatCTGTTATGGATAAATAGTTAAACCTAAAGGTTTTcagaatgccaaaagaaagccaaaaattccaaatgtatgccataatactgccaaaatatttgctatctgagAGGTCACACAGTCTGCTCTGCCCTATAGACTACCCCCAGACCCTGCCTGTACTATGGAGGTGGTCTTTCCAGTATCAGTTCCAGATCACCTGACCTGTAGACTCCCCCCAGACCCTGCCTCTGCTGTGGAGGTGGTCTTTCCAGGTTCAGTTCCAGACCCTCGGACATACCTCTCTCACAGGTCCTGGACCAGTACCCTGTTCCGGTGCAGTCACAGATGAAGCGGTTCCATCCTTCCTTACACACTCCTCGGTTCTTGCAGGGGTAACTCTCACACTGCTTTCCTTGTTGTTTGTTACAGGAGGGTTTGATGCCAGCGCCGTTCTGGGCCTCAGCGATCTGACGGATGTCCTTACTGCGTCCGTCAATGAACAGGTCTCGGATGCAGCCCACGTAGCCGTAGTTGAGCATGGCCGTCCACAGTTCGGTGGGTAAGATGAGGTTGGTGCGGTCGACGGGAAGCCCCCCCAGGTACATGTCCCCCTCCAGGTCTAGGATCTCACTCTCACCGCTGGCTGTGAAGGGGGTCCTTCTGCTGTTGACTGAGATCGTACCTGTTCCAGGGATGAAAAGAGATCAGATGGAGAAGTGAAGTGGTtcttagggtggtccaacaatcctggtaaaaaatacagtttcagataacctcaactAGAACCCTGCATtgggttttggcattcaaaagatgatttaggaaaaagtttggaagaaaaaggagatgttttagaacaggggtgttaaacatgcatcccagggcccaaatgcggcctcccaaagggtccagttcggcccctgggatgtttttgccaagcgcaaaaattccacaatcttcaactgaattaagcaaaaaaaaaaaagtagcctgaattaaggaaaaatcttgaattaataaaaaaaaaaaaaaaaaaaaaattcaatcaagtcaaaaaaaatcttcagttaagtaaaaaaatcttcaattgagccaaaaaaaattctcaattttagca
This genomic window contains:
- the LOC115415834 gene encoding neurexin-3a-like gives rise to the protein MKIQGEVSYKCENVATLDPISFETPEAYISLPKWNTKRMGSISFDFRTTEPNGLILFTHGKPQERKDAAKSQKNTKVDFFAVELLDGSLYLLLDMGSGTIKVKATQTKVNDGSWYHVDIQRDGRSGTISVNSRRTPFTASGESEILDLEGDMYLGGLPVDRTNLILPTELWTAMLNYGYVGCIRDLFIDGRSKDIRQIAEAQNGAGIKPSCNKQQGKQCESYPCKNRGVCKEGWNRFICDCTGTGYWSRTCEREASILSYDGSMSSSLSFVIKDDHLVFPIIQNES